Proteins from a single region of Gossypium arboreum isolate Shixiya-1 chromosome 1, ASM2569848v2, whole genome shotgun sequence:
- the LOC108487835 gene encoding protein UNUSUAL FLORAL ORGANS encodes MDAFNTSMPLPFSYTFTITSGSCNTSTHTNPWMDVRIWSKLPERLLDRVIAFLPPPAFFRARSVCKRWYGLLYCSSFLELYMQISPSHHWFLFLKHRTLKSYICRANTSSGGNGDNRTNCEGYLFDPCDAAWYRLSFNLVPSGFYPASSSGGLVCWVSDEAGAKNLILFNPLVDSLIQLPPTLRPRLFPSIGLTVSPTSVDVTVAGDDLISPYAVKNLSTESFHIDAGGFYSIWGTTSSLPRLCSLESGRMVHVDGKFYCMNYSPFSVLAYDMAANKWFKIQAPMRRFLRSPGLVESRGKLILVAAVEKSKLNVPKSLRLWGLQDCGTWVEIERMPLQLYMQFAEVEGGNGFDPVGHGEFIVIMIRGSDKGLLFDICRKRWRWIPACPYLGSSGCANNGEGAELRGLAYEPRLATPVISLLSCFTG; translated from the coding sequence ATGGATGCCTTCAACACATCTATGCCTTTACCTTTCTCCTACACATTCACTATCACAAGCGGTAGCTGCAATACTAGCACCCACACTAATCCTTGGATGGACGTTAGGATATGGAGTAAATTACCAGAAAGGCTGCTCGATCGAGTGATTGCATTTCTTCCACCACCTGCCTTTTTCCGAGCTCGTTCCGTATGCAAGAGGTGGTACGGACTCTTGTATTGCAGCAGCTTCCTGGAATTATATATGCAAATATCACCAAGCCACCATTGGTTTCTGTTCTTAAAGCACAGGACATTGAAGAGCTACATCTGCAGAGCCAACACCAGCAGTGGTGGCAACGGAGACAACCGAACCAACTGTGAAGGGTACCTTTTTGATCCCTGTGATGCTGCATGGTACCGCCTTTCCTTTAACTTGGTTCCTTCTGGGTTCTATCCAGCTTCTTCCTCTGGTGGGTTGGTTTGCTGGGTTTCTGATGAGGCTGGAgcaaaaaatcttattttattcAACCCTCTAGTTGATTCTTTAATCCAGTTGCCCCCCACTCTAAGGCCCCGCCTCTTTCCTTCTATAGGTTTAACAGTTAGTCCCACATCTGTTGACGTTACCGTGGCTGGAGATGATCTGATTTCTCCTTATGCAGTCAAGAATTTATCCACCGAAAGCTTTCATATTGATGCAGGTGGATTTTACTCCATATGGGGAACCACTTCCTCCTTACCACGCTTATGTAGCCTTGAATCAGGTCGAATGGTTCATGTTGATGGTAAGTTTTATTGCATGAATTATAGTCCATTCAGTGTCCTAGCTTATGATATGGCAGCAAATAAGTGGTTCAAGATTCAAGCTCCCATGCGAAGGTTCCTTCGGTCACCAGGCTTGGTGGAGAGTAGGGGAAAGCTGATCCTGGTCGCTGCAGTCGAGAAAAGCAAGCTTAACGTGCCAAAAAGTTTGAGACTTTGGGGCTTGCAAGATTGTGGAACATGGGTAGAAATTGAAAGAATGCCTTTGCAACTATATATGCAATTTGCAGAAGTCGAAGGTGGTAATGGTTTTGATCCTGTTGGGCATGGAGAATTTATCGTGATCATGATTCGAGGATCGGACAAGGGACTGCTGTTTGACATCTGTAGGAAGAGGTGGCGATGGATTCCAGCATGCCCTTACCTTGGCAGCAGTGGCTGTGCCAATAACGGAGAGGGTGCCGAATTGCGTGGTTTAGCTTACGAGCCTAGACTTGCTACGCCGGTTATCAGCCTCCTCAGTTGTTTTACTGGATGA